The following coding sequences lie in one Pseudoalteromonas sp. Scap06 genomic window:
- a CDS encoding S66 peptidase family protein, whose protein sequence is MANILYPAPLTVGSKIAVCSLSAGIKSKYHPRLDIVINGLKHRGYQIVEGEFLRQNEPRTQVTAKQHAKQLMDFLLDDEIDAIMPPMGGELAMEILPLLDFSAIKNAKPKWLVGYSDVSTIACALTAKCNWATLHSANLIQLHPDEKDPYCLQIFESLSYEASSEFEQAPSTYHQHSKPDYAQNPNALFDHSVPTQWQCLNYTDKRSIEMSGRLFGGCLDTVGLLLDSPFLALHEFKKHNASQGIVLYLESAELTPATVARFLLSLKLAGMFDDINGVIIGRHVTLQGQDPGFDYRQGLNAAFGGCLFPVIIDADIGHIPPNLNLVNGALCTVTADVEQGKVLSASVVTKLA, encoded by the coding sequence ATGGCAAATATACTGTATCCGGCACCTTTAACAGTGGGATCTAAAATCGCCGTGTGTTCTTTATCAGCGGGGATCAAATCAAAATATCATCCACGGTTAGATATTGTCATTAATGGCTTAAAACATCGAGGTTATCAGATTGTTGAGGGGGAGTTTTTACGTCAAAACGAGCCGCGAACTCAAGTTACAGCTAAGCAGCATGCCAAGCAATTAATGGACTTTTTATTAGATGATGAAATAGATGCGATCATGCCGCCAATGGGCGGAGAGCTGGCAATGGAAATATTGCCTCTGCTTGATTTTAGCGCAATTAAAAACGCTAAACCTAAATGGTTAGTGGGCTATTCAGATGTCAGTACGATTGCTTGTGCACTGACAGCAAAATGTAATTGGGCAACACTGCATAGCGCTAATTTAATTCAATTACACCCTGATGAAAAAGACCCGTATTGTTTACAAATTTTTGAAAGCCTAAGCTATGAGGCTAGCAGTGAGTTTGAGCAAGCCCCCTCGACTTACCATCAACATAGCAAGCCTGATTACGCACAAAACCCGAATGCATTATTTGATCACAGCGTTCCCACCCAATGGCAATGTTTAAATTACACCGATAAGCGCAGTATTGAAATGTCAGGGCGGTTGTTTGGTGGGTGTCTTGATACGGTTGGGCTGTTACTTGATTCGCCTTTTTTAGCTCTGCATGAGTTTAAAAAGCACAATGCCTCGCAAGGTATTGTACTTTATTTAGAAAGCGCAGAGCTCACGCCAGCGACCGTTGCACGATTTTTATTGTCACTTAAATTAGCGGGCATGTTTGATGATATAAATGGGGTGATTATTGGTCGTCATGTGACCTTACAAGGGCAAGACCCAGGGTTTGATTATCGCCAAGGCTTAAATGCCGCTTTTGGTGGGTGTTTATTTCCGGTGATCATTGATGCTGATATTGGCCACATTCCTCCTAATTTAAACTTAGTTAATGGTGCATTATGCACTGTTACCGCAGATGTTGAACAAGGCAAAGTGCTCAGTGCATCTGTGGTTACAAAACTAGCCTAG
- the greA gene encoding transcription elongation factor GreA: MQSIPMTVRGAKLLRDELNELKTVTRPKIVSDIADAREHGDLKENAEYHAAREQQGFCEGRIQEIEAKLSNMQMIDVTKMPNTGKVIFGTTVTIVNVETDAEVKYQIVGDDEADIKSNLISVNSPIARGLIGKQADDAVIIKTPKGDVEYEIIEVEYI, translated from the coding sequence ATGCAATCAATTCCAATGACAGTTCGTGGCGCAAAATTATTGCGCGATGAGCTTAACGAATTAAAAACTGTTACCCGTCCAAAAATTGTATCTGATATTGCTGATGCACGTGAACACGGTGACTTAAAAGAAAATGCTGAGTATCACGCTGCGCGTGAGCAACAGGGTTTTTGTGAAGGCCGTATTCAAGAAATTGAAGCAAAACTTTCAAACATGCAGATGATTGACGTAACAAAGATGCCTAATACAGGTAAAGTGATTTTTGGTACTACAGTAACCATCGTTAATGTTGAAACCGACGCTGAAGTTAAATATCAGATTGTTGGCGATGATGAAGCAGATATTAAAAGTAATTTAATTTCTGTTAATTCACCAATTGCTCGCGGCTTAATTGGTAAACAAGCGGATGACGCTGTGATTATCAAAACGCCAAAAGGTGATGTAGAGTACGAAATCATTGAGGTTGAGTATATTTAA